A region from the Stygiolobus caldivivus genome encodes:
- a CDS encoding ATP-binding protein → MNVEEVKSVLKELREEATELISNERIILREVPDLLSFLSIPNVLAILGVRRSGKSTLSLLLLRGKDFAYVNFDDERLRGLKDLSRLEEAIYSLYGNINYLLFDEVQNVKGWEPFVSRLRRGGKRVIITGSNSKLLSGELATSLTGRHVDYFLFPFSFKEYLRFNGVVTGDVMTTRERALVKGYLEKYLELGGFPEALMLGSRVMLNSIYNDILFRDVVSRLKVKRVERFKDFASAVVSLYSSEVSINRLAKIIKVDYKTADEWFSGIVESYLVHIVKRYSAKVSSLGENKKVYVTDPGIIHEVVVKKDKGRIIEDLVAVHLLRKNQFKGIYYVKGEDYEVDFYDEVNGELIQVTFDDEIRDRKIRGLVKASSLLGIGRLKVVTWDSEGEVKVEGKKVEIEPLWKFLLR, encoded by the coding sequence ATGAATGTGGAAGAGGTCAAATCGGTGTTAAAAGAGCTGAGGGAAGAGGCGACCGAGCTCATCTCGAACGAGAGGATAATACTGAGGGAGGTCCCAGACCTCCTGTCCTTTCTGTCAATACCCAACGTGTTAGCAATACTGGGGGTGAGGAGGTCGGGTAAGTCTACCCTCTCCCTCTTATTACTCAGGGGGAAGGACTTCGCATACGTAAATTTCGACGACGAGAGGCTCAGGGGGCTCAAAGACCTCAGTAGGCTCGAGGAGGCGATATATTCCCTCTACGGAAACATAAACTACCTCTTATTCGACGAGGTACAGAACGTTAAGGGCTGGGAGCCTTTTGTGAGTAGGCTCAGGAGGGGAGGTAAGAGGGTGATAATAACCGGGAGTAACTCCAAGTTACTTTCCGGTGAGCTCGCCACATCACTTACGGGCAGACACGTGGACTATTTCCTGTTCCCCTTTTCGTTTAAGGAGTACCTCAGGTTTAACGGGGTAGTAACCGGAGACGTAATGACGACCAGGGAAAGGGCGTTAGTTAAGGGCTACTTAGAGAAGTACTTGGAGTTAGGGGGCTTCCCGGAAGCACTGATGTTGGGGAGCAGGGTAATGTTAAACAGCATCTATAACGACATATTGTTTAGGGACGTCGTGTCCAGGCTCAAGGTAAAGAGGGTAGAGAGGTTTAAGGACTTTGCTTCGGCTGTCGTATCTCTGTACTCGTCAGAGGTGTCTATAAACAGGCTGGCTAAGATCATTAAAGTAGACTATAAGACTGCGGACGAGTGGTTTTCGGGTATCGTAGAGAGCTATTTAGTCCATATTGTAAAGAGGTATTCGGCGAAGGTAAGCTCTTTAGGTGAAAACAAGAAAGTATACGTCACAGACCCGGGGATCATCCACGAGGTAGTGGTAAAGAAGGACAAGGGGAGGATAATAGAGGACTTAGTCGCCGTCCACCTACTTAGGAAGAACCAATTTAAGGGAATATACTACGTAAAGGGGGAGGACTACGAAGTGGACTTTTACGATGAGGTAAACGGCGAGTTAATACAAGTCACTTTCGATGACGAAATAAGGGACAGGAAAATCAGGGGGTTGGTAAAGGCTTCATCACTGCTCGGGATCGGGAGGCTGAAGGTCGTCACGTGGGACAGCGAGGGGGAGGTCAAAGTTGAAGGGAAAAAGGTGGAAATTGAGCCCCTCTGGAAGTTCTTACTACGGTAG
- a CDS encoding S9 family peptidase, which yields MDYKDLVKGLEEIVKTHYYKVMGKLKETPVLITTLEGTINLSVLKGGKLENLAKSVIDVASPKPQLDYVPFTRDVEKGKEVHSVYTVNLKGEESEVSSPRKRVTSIAYDEKTIVYTASSAESTSLYVIEGGKERKLADVPPFLYISDVDGEYVVGAEAFRGGLRASEIVLFTLDGEVKYVTPKEGSVNWLPLIYGGKVYFTSDYEFSGERSWIYSYSLKDGNIEKVVLKNLEEFRPTDLYYDPYTQLVFAMKDGETRLFLGDKMLDTPEGVVNGATVIGDEVYFSHSSLTSPHKVYKLRGNSLEVVIDSKSPISGKVDFVKVKNGDVEVPTFIITPNNGKKEGVVYVHGGPWSEIDNCWDRFISSLLYLGYTVIAPNFRGSTGYGNKFMLMDIGDVGGGDLSDIVKVRDYVIEKGIVDKVGVMGYSYGGYMTLLAVGKEPDKWEFGVAGAAVADWVEMYELGDDFFKGFIDVLFNGHNVDLMKDRSPVTYVEKVKAPLCIIQSQNDTRTPAVPVLKYCLRLQELGKRYELHLIPDMGHLIYTVYDIVNLIFPAALFLKKLEDTKGG from the coding sequence ATGGATTATAAAGATTTGGTAAAAGGGCTAGAAGAGATAGTTAAGACCCACTACTATAAGGTCATGGGGAAGCTCAAGGAGACACCGGTACTCATCACTACACTTGAAGGTACAATTAACTTATCAGTACTTAAGGGAGGCAAGCTTGAAAACCTTGCTAAAAGTGTTATAGATGTAGCGTCCCCTAAACCCCAATTGGACTATGTCCCGTTTACCCGTGACGTCGAGAAAGGGAAAGAAGTCCACTCGGTATACACTGTTAACTTAAAAGGGGAGGAGTCTGAGGTCTCTTCTCCGAGGAAGAGGGTCACCTCAATAGCTTATGACGAAAAGACTATAGTGTACACGGCGTCGTCAGCCGAGTCCACTTCCCTTTATGTAATAGAAGGGGGAAAGGAAAGGAAGCTCGCCGACGTTCCTCCTTTCTTATATATCTCTGACGTGGACGGGGAATATGTCGTGGGGGCAGAGGCTTTCAGAGGGGGGCTAAGGGCAAGTGAGATCGTCCTGTTTACCTTAGACGGTGAGGTCAAGTACGTGACACCTAAAGAGGGTAGTGTAAACTGGCTACCTTTAATTTACGGTGGTAAAGTTTACTTTACAAGCGATTATGAGTTCTCAGGGGAAAGGAGCTGGATCTACAGTTACTCGTTAAAGGACGGGAATATTGAAAAAGTAGTCCTCAAAAACCTGGAGGAATTCCGCCCTACAGACCTATATTACGACCCGTACACCCAACTGGTATTTGCTATGAAAGACGGGGAGACTAGGCTGTTTTTAGGTGACAAGATGCTGGACACTCCTGAGGGAGTAGTGAACGGTGCCACGGTAATCGGTGATGAAGTCTACTTCTCCCACTCTTCCCTGACTTCTCCACATAAAGTATATAAGTTAAGGGGCAACTCATTGGAAGTCGTAATAGACTCTAAGAGCCCTATAAGCGGTAAGGTGGACTTTGTAAAAGTCAAAAACGGTGATGTTGAAGTCCCTACGTTCATCATAACCCCTAATAACGGTAAGAAAGAGGGGGTAGTTTACGTGCACGGCGGGCCCTGGTCTGAAATAGACAACTGCTGGGACAGATTTATCTCATCACTCTTGTACTTAGGTTATACGGTAATAGCCCCTAATTTCAGGGGGTCTACAGGCTACGGTAATAAGTTTATGCTCATGGACATAGGGGACGTGGGGGGCGGGGACTTGAGCGACATAGTTAAGGTCAGGGACTATGTCATCGAGAAAGGGATCGTAGATAAGGTGGGGGTCATGGGGTACAGCTACGGAGGTTATATGACCCTCCTTGCGGTAGGTAAGGAACCGGATAAATGGGAGTTCGGTGTCGCAGGTGCTGCTGTAGCTGACTGGGTGGAGATGTATGAGCTAGGTGACGATTTCTTCAAGGGCTTCATAGACGTCCTCTTTAACGGACATAACGTAGACCTTATGAAAGACAGGTCGCCGGTAACTTATGTGGAGAAGGTCAAAGCACCCCTCTGTATTATACAATCGCAAAACGACACCAGGACTCCCGCGGTCCCGGTACTGAAGTACTGTTTAAGGTTACAAGAACTGGGGAAGAGGTACGAGTTGCACCTAATACCGGATATGGGCCACTTGATATACACAGTCTACGACATCGTCAACCTTATTTTCCCAGCAGCCTTGTTCCTGAAGAAGTTAGAGGACACTAAGGGCGGGTGA
- a CDS encoding PaREP1 family protein, with protein MEELIRRAEEMGINVEDVLIGLISKNDPKEEVRLRLEVARKYMAECDKYLKGGDPVQASEKAYKVAEELVKALAEKFNLEEYQKALKEGRWYVYSLGSAAAKLSQVVGDWVMAGWDSAYALHVWGFHEAKWTINDIRSRVERVRKMLEEAEKALNT; from the coding sequence ATGGAAGAGCTAATAAGAAGGGCTGAAGAGATGGGGATAAACGTGGAAGATGTACTGATAGGCCTTATAAGCAAAAATGATCCAAAAGAAGAGGTCAGGCTAAGGCTTGAGGTAGCTAGGAAGTATATGGCTGAATGTGACAAGTATTTAAAAGGAGGTGACCCGGTACAAGCATCAGAAAAAGCTTACAAAGTGGCTGAAGAACTGGTCAAAGCTTTAGCAGAGAAATTTAACCTTGAAGAGTACCAAAAGGCGTTAAAAGAAGGCAGGTGGTACGTCTACTCGTTGGGCTCTGCCGCGGCCAAGCTTTCCCAGGTAGTAGGGGACTGGGTCATGGCCGGTTGGGACTCGGCTTATGCCCTCCACGTCTGGGGGTTCCATGAGGCTAAGTGGACTATCAACGACATACGAAGCCGGGTAGAGAGGGTGAGGAAAATGCTGGAGGAGGCTGAAAAGGCCCTCAACACCTAG
- a CDS encoding zinc ribbon domain-containing protein, producing the protein MKRCPRCGSQNPDESAYCCKCGTPLSASPPDSSKKPSHLSLIAGVIFGVSLLSLISLSVLSYYMSPNEVLVTPSQVSAVLGGKWEVKMVGSTGFKILGLSIRDPVVIVLGTNYSVVQLVGGPTIQTLGAQGPTESLTGVINGSVYNVTFSLQYFNNSYDALVYFNMKGFTGMRCTLPQHQLSVVIISSHEFIKYYVSPFFHSYVSEVMVLNGSVIKEVQVFGPSKIPQNQLIRLASLF; encoded by the coding sequence ATGAAGAGGTGCCCCCGGTGTGGCTCACAAAACCCCGATGAATCAGCCTATTGCTGTAAATGCGGTACGCCACTTAGCGCGTCTCCCCCCGACAGTTCTAAAAAGCCGTCTCATCTATCCCTCATCGCCGGGGTCATCTTCGGGGTGTCCCTCCTATCACTCATAAGCTTATCTGTGCTTTCTTATTATATGTCCCCCAATGAGGTATTGGTCACCCCGTCGCAGGTCTCAGCGGTTCTAGGAGGTAAGTGGGAGGTAAAGATGGTAGGGTCGACTGGGTTCAAGATATTAGGCCTCAGTATAAGGGACCCTGTTGTGATAGTCCTCGGCACTAACTATTCGGTGGTCCAGTTAGTCGGTGGCCCCACTATACAGACTTTGGGGGCCCAAGGCCCTACAGAGAGCTTGACCGGCGTCATAAACGGGAGCGTATATAACGTTACCTTTAGCCTGCAATACTTTAACAATTCTTATGACGCACTGGTCTACTTTAACATGAAGGGGTTTACGGGCATGAGGTGTACACTCCCCCAGCACCAACTATCTGTAGTTATAATATCGAGTCACGAGTTCATAAAGTACTACGTCAGCCCTTTCTTCCACTCCTATGTATCGGAGGTAATGGTACTGAACGGTAGTGTGATAAAGGAAGTGCAGGTATTCGGGCCTTCTAAAATACCACAAAACCAGCTGATAAGGTTAGCCAGTCTGTTCTAA
- a CDS encoding DUF973 family protein: MESSRRLVKGLGTTGIIGITVAVVAIVIIAVLAVVLLSGKGASTSVTPTVSSSNYTMPPGGLSSSTSVKPIGVGQMECINGEYQVTVDLNSSIYTKVLSAYIYGTNVKDTAIYDPSLNPGGNLVTICFPVNNPFTPIPGHTYDIVLELSNGQSVIVPVKYQGSAPGGIPTVTQVGTGTLFYNSTSGEYVATIVLHSTATVSIESANIVGTTASATSVSNYTLTAGYNTITLYFPPSNSFTPQPGSTYQVSIGLSDGAVVQVAVSYVGNSTAAS; the protein is encoded by the coding sequence ATGGAGAGTAGCAGAAGGTTAGTCAAAGGCCTCGGCACCACCGGCATTATAGGTATAACTGTAGCCGTAGTAGCAATAGTCATCATCGCGGTCTTGGCGGTCGTGTTGCTTTCAGGTAAGGGCGCGAGTACCTCTGTTACACCTACGGTGTCGAGTAGTAACTATACCATGCCGCCCGGAGGGTTATCAAGTAGCACCTCTGTTAAACCGATAGGAGTGGGACAAATGGAGTGTATTAACGGGGAGTACCAAGTGACAGTAGACCTCAACTCGAGTATTTACACTAAAGTACTGTCCGCATACATATACGGGACTAACGTAAAGGACACGGCGATCTATGACCCAAGCTTAAACCCCGGGGGGAATCTCGTGACGATCTGCTTCCCGGTCAACAACCCGTTTACCCCGATCCCGGGGCACACATATGATATCGTGCTAGAGTTGAGCAACGGGCAGAGCGTAATAGTGCCGGTGAAGTACCAAGGGTCGGCCCCCGGTGGGATCCCTACGGTGACCCAAGTAGGTACGGGGACACTTTTCTATAACAGTACTTCGGGAGAATACGTCGCTACAATTGTGCTCCACTCCACCGCCACCGTATCGATAGAGAGTGCTAATATAGTAGGTACTACAGCCTCAGCTACAAGTGTCTCTAATTATACCCTCACTGCAGGCTATAATACCATAACACTATACTTCCCACCTTCCAACAGTTTCACGCCGCAGCCAGGCTCGACCTACCAAGTATCGATTGGACTGTCAGACGGTGCGGTAGTACAAGTTGCGGTAAGCTACGTAGGGAATAGCACGGCTGCGTCGTAG
- a CDS encoding MarR family transcriptional regulator: MNASNSRRPHAAKRDLILEQCKTPKSFTELKKSTGMSDAGLSKALNELVKEGYLQKTSDGRYVITDKALQGYKERTINGVWFRYQGVPDEKVEKIAEILKDEGEFYIIASKGGDRTEDLTLLLQYLLLLT; encoded by the coding sequence ATGAACGCGAGTAACTCCCGTAGGCCTCATGCCGCGAAGAGGGACCTAATCCTTGAACAGTGTAAGACTCCCAAGTCCTTTACCGAACTAAAGAAGTCTACGGGTATGTCAGACGCGGGGCTTTCCAAGGCACTTAACGAGCTCGTAAAGGAGGGGTACCTACAGAAGACTTCGGACGGGAGGTACGTGATCACCGATAAAGCGTTACAAGGCTATAAGGAGAGGACAATAAACGGGGTGTGGTTTAGGTACCAAGGGGTCCCAGACGAAAAAGTCGAGAAGATAGCCGAAATACTGAAGGACGAGGGGGAATTTTATATTATCGCGTCTAAAGGTGGGGACAGGACGGAAGACTTAACACTACTACTCCAGTACCTACTCCTGCTTACGTAA